A segment of the Deltaproteobacteria bacterium genome:
AGCTGCGCGCGCAGGTGCGGCTCCACCGAGGCGTGGGTCATGATCGCGGGGTGCTCGACGAGGGATTCGACGCCGCCCAGGCTCTCGGCGAGGGCGAAGACGCGGAAGGCCTTCAGCGCCGCGCGGGCCGCGGGGAGCCCGCCCTTGACCACGAAGGTGATCATCCCGCCGAAGCCCGTCTGCTGCGCCTTGGCGAGCGCGTGCTGTGGATGGCTCGACAGGCCCGGGTAGATCACCTTCTGCACGGCGGCGTGCTCGGCGAGGAAGCCGGCCAGGGCGCGCGCGTTCGTCTCGTGGCGCTCCATGCGGACGTGCAGGGTCTTCAGCCCGCGGAGCACGAGGAAGCAGTCGTTCGGCGACGGCACGGCACCGACGGCGTTCTGCAGGAACTTCAGCCGCGCGTGGAGCTCCGCGTTCGAGGTGAGCGCGATCCCCCCCACCGCGTCGGAGTGGCCGTTCAGGTACTTCGTGGTCGAGTGCACGACGAGGTCGGCGCCGAGCTCGAGCGGGCGCTGGTTGAAGGGGGTCATGAAGGTGTTGTCCACGACCAGGAGCGCCCCCGCCTGGTGCGCGAGCTCGGCCACCTTGCGGAGGTCGATGACCTTCAGCATCGGGTTCGTCGGGGTCTCGAGCCAGACGAGCTTGGTCCCCGCGAAGCGCGCCGGCACGAGGTTCTCGGGGCGGGTGAGGTCGAGGAAATCGAACGAGAGCCCGTGGCGGCGGTAGACCTTGTCGAAGATGCGGTAGGTCCCGCCGTAGACGTCGTCGGCGGAGACGACGCGGTCGCCGGCGTCGAGCAGGTGCATCACCGCGTCGGTGGTGGCGCAGCCCGAGGCGAAGGCGATCCCGTGCGCGGCTCCCTCGAGCGCCGCGATGCAGCCCTCGAGCGCCTCGCGGGTCGGGTTCTGCGTGCGCGCGTATTCGTAGCCCAGGTGCTCGCCTGGCCCCGACTGGACGTATGTCGAGGTCTGGTAGATGGGCGTCATGATCGCGCCCGTCGTGGGGTCGGGGCGCTGCCCGGCGTGGATG
Coding sequences within it:
- a CDS encoding PLP-dependent transferase, which gives rise to MSNDRTPTGGFGTKAIHAGQRPDPTTGAIMTPIYQTSTYVQSGPGEHLGYEYARTQNPTREALEGCIAALEGAAHGIAFASGCATTDAVMHLLDAGDRVVSADDVYGGTYRIFDKVYRRHGLSFDFLDLTRPENLVPARFAGTKLVWLETPTNPMLKVIDLRKVAELAHQAGALLVVDNTFMTPFNQRPLELGADLVVHSTTKYLNGHSDAVGGIALTSNAELHARLKFLQNAVGAVPSPNDCFLVLRGLKTLHVRMERHETNARALAGFLAEHAAVQKVIYPGLSSHPQHALAKAQQTGFGGMITFVVKGGLPAARAALKAFRVFALAESLGGVESLVEHPAIMTHASVEPHLRAQLGIDDGLIRLSVGIEDLEDLRGDLAAALAAAERV